The Desulfuromonas versatilis genome has a segment encoding these proteins:
- a CDS encoding type IV pilin protein produces the protein MSLLKTQRGNARGFTLIELLIVMTIIGILASIAVPSYQRSLIKAREAVLLEDLYQIRRAIDAYFADKAQYPNDLAELVENRYLRGIPVDPFTQSSETWETIPPEPGPDGEFVEGGVFDVHSSSDLVGLNGIPYREW, from the coding sequence ATGAGCCTGTTAAAAACGCAGCGCGGCAATGCCAGGGGCTTTACCCTGATCGAATTGCTGATCGTCATGACCATCATCGGCATTCTGGCCAGCATCGCCGTACCCAGCTACCAGCGCAGTCTCATCAAGGCCCGCGAGGCGGTTCTGCTGGAGGACCTCTACCAGATCCGCCGGGCGATCGACGCCTATTTCGCCGACAAGGCCCAGTACCCCAACGACCTGGCCGAACTGGTGGAGAACCGCTACCTGCGGGGGATCCCCGTTGACCCTTTCACCCAGTCGAGCGAAACCTGGGAGACCATCCCGCCCGAGCCCGGCCCCGACGGCGAGTTCGTCGAGGGCGGGGTGTTCGACGTGCACAGCAGCAGCGACCTGGTGGGGCTCAATGGTATTCCTTATCGGGAGTGGTAG
- the ftsX gene encoding permease-like cell division protein FtsX, with the protein MLERLVYFFLRALRNMRQSPFICSVAVGTVAVALTIMAFFAIVVLNVQQLTSRWSQEVEVTAYFEVLPPKDQIKTWIGEIEALPQVERVTFVTSQEAFARFRERLGSDAELLEGMEADFLPASLEISLQEDFRNPKGVEALVASLRQKPALSDLHYGQQWLERFEAFVSMLKVAGAILGGFLLFAALFIVSNTIKLTIYARRDELEVMALVGATSMFIKTPFLIEGAFQGALGGLLSLGGTYALFQIFLKKGLTDLLLVTNIGGVSFLPTSFQFMLVSAGVALGLFGSLMSLRKFVRI; encoded by the coding sequence TTGCTCGAACGACTCGTCTATTTCTTTCTCAGGGCGCTGCGCAACATGCGCCAGAGCCCTTTCATCTGCAGCGTCGCGGTGGGGACGGTGGCGGTGGCCCTGACCATCATGGCCTTTTTCGCCATCGTCGTGCTCAATGTTCAGCAGCTTACCTCGCGATGGAGCCAGGAGGTGGAGGTCACCGCCTATTTCGAGGTGCTGCCCCCCAAGGACCAGATCAAGACCTGGATCGGTGAAATCGAAGCCCTGCCCCAGGTGGAGCGGGTCACCTTCGTCACCAGCCAGGAGGCCTTCGCCAGGTTCCGCGAGCGGCTTGGAAGTGACGCCGAACTGCTCGAGGGGATGGAAGCCGATTTCCTGCCGGCTTCCCTGGAGATCTCGCTGCAAGAAGATTTTCGCAACCCGAAGGGGGTTGAGGCCCTGGTCGCCAGCCTGCGGCAGAAGCCCGCACTCAGCGACCTGCACTACGGCCAGCAGTGGCTCGAGCGCTTCGAGGCCTTTGTCTCCATGTTAAAGGTGGCAGGAGCCATTCTCGGTGGTTTTCTGTTGTTTGCCGCTCTGTTCATCGTGTCCAACACCATCAAACTGACTATCTACGCCCGGCGTGATGAACTGGAGGTCATGGCCCTGGTCGGCGCCACCTCCATGTTCATCAAGACACCCTTTCTGATCGAGGGGGCTTTCCAGGGGGCCCTGGGGGGGCTGCTTTCCCTGGGGGGAACCTACGCCCTGTTCCAGATATTTCTGAAAAAAGGGCTGACCGACCTGCTGCTGGTCACCAACATCGGTGGCGTCTCCTTTCTACCCACATCATTTCAGTTCATGCTGGTCTCGGCAGGGGTGGCGCTGGGCCTGTTCGGCAGCTTGATGTCTCTGCGCAAATTTGTCCGGATCTAA
- the ftsE gene encoding cell division ATP-binding protein FtsE has translation MIQLHNVCKSYQKDSAALEEINLKIPKGDFVYITGASGAGKSTLLKLLYCAEKPSRGQILIDGQNVTRMGLGRIPRLRRRLGIVFQDFKLLNRRTVFENVAFPLEVQGRKRYEVSKKVFHTLKMVGLEHKLQRHPLELSGGEQQRVAVARALVIDPVVLIADEPTGNLDPEVALEIMELFKGANARGSTVLLATHDREMIRRIPRRVITLDQGRLVDDRAPYDTVPGEEEAERWEL, from the coding sequence ATGATTCAACTGCACAACGTCTGCAAGTCCTATCAGAAAGATTCCGCGGCCCTGGAGGAGATCAACCTGAAAATCCCCAAGGGCGATTTCGTCTATATCACCGGCGCTTCGGGGGCCGGCAAGTCGACCCTTCTCAAGCTGCTCTACTGCGCGGAAAAACCGAGCCGGGGACAGATCCTCATCGACGGCCAGAACGTCACCCGCATGGGCCTGGGCCGCATCCCGCGGCTGCGGCGCAGATTGGGGATCGTGTTCCAGGACTTCAAGCTGCTCAACCGGCGCACGGTGTTCGAGAACGTCGCCTTTCCGCTCGAGGTGCAGGGGCGCAAGCGCTACGAGGTCAGCAAGAAGGTGTTTCATACCCTCAAGATGGTGGGCCTCGAGCACAAACTGCAGCGCCACCCCCTGGAACTCTCCGGCGGTGAACAGCAGCGGGTCGCGGTGGCCAGGGCCCTGGTGATCGACCCGGTGGTGCTGATTGCCGACGAGCCGACCGGCAACCTCGACCCCGAAGTCGCCCTGGAGATCATGGAGCTGTTCAAGGGGGCCAACGCCCGCGGCTCCACCGTGCTGCTGGCCACCCACGACCGGGAAATGATCCGGCGCATCCCCCGGCGGGTCATCACCCTGGACCAGGGGCGCCTGGTGGACGACCGCGCCCCCTATGATACGGTGCCCGGCGAGGAGGAGGCAGAAAGGTGGGAGCTGTGA
- a CDS encoding prepilin-type N-terminal cleavage/methylation domain-containing protein → MNKAFNPRGQRGLTLVELIIAMAILAILAAAVLPMAEVTVKRTKELELRRALRTIRTAIDDYHADFLKAAYPEAGQPRRYTPAIDETGYPEELEDLVEGTDWGGLYQFKKKYLRRIPKDPFDKYDEGWGLRSYADEPDSTVYGGEDIYDVYSQSEETALDGTIYNTW, encoded by the coding sequence ATGAACAAGGCGTTCAACCCGCGCGGGCAACGGGGCCTGACCCTGGTCGAGCTGATCATCGCCATGGCGATCCTGGCCATCCTGGCGGCGGCGGTGCTGCCTATGGCCGAGGTGACCGTCAAGCGCACCAAGGAGCTGGAGTTGCGCCGGGCGCTGCGGACCATCCGCACGGCCATCGACGATTACCATGCGGATTTTCTCAAGGCGGCCTACCCCGAGGCCGGGCAGCCCCGAAGATACACCCCGGCCATCGACGAAACCGGCTACCCCGAAGAGTTGGAGGACCTGGTGGAGGGGACCGACTGGGGTGGACTCTATCAGTTCAAGAAAAAGTACCTGCGGCGCATCCCCAAAGATCCCTTCGACAAGTACGACGAGGGGTGGGGGTTGCGCTCCTACGCCGACGAACCCGATTCCACCGTATATGGCGGCGAGGACATCTACGACGTCTACTCGCAGAGCGAGGAGACCGCCCTGGACGGAACCATTTACAACACCTGGTAA